A DNA window from Tachysurus fulvidraco isolate hzauxx_2018 chromosome 4, HZAU_PFXX_2.0, whole genome shotgun sequence contains the following coding sequences:
- the haao gene encoding 3-hydroxyanthranilate 3,4-dioxygenase yields MTNESLHISIDKWIKENEDSFLPPVCNKLMFFYQLNIMYVGGPNIRKDYHIEEGEELFYQIRGDMVLKVIENGNHKDVHIREGEMFLLPARIPHSPQRQANTVGLVVERRRLRSETDCLRYYVDNSTDILFERWFYCENLGTQLVPVIQEFMASKQHKTGKPDPADPIKKPPFPLNTMNVMTPFCFKDWVGKHKPALVSGQPLNMFGTQFETEVMLYGPGESETTKRPTDGWIWQLEGSSSVSMNGQHYNLSQGDCLLVLESTEYNWKRAENCVALYVVQNPERKRPF; encoded by the exons ATGACAAACGAGTCTCTTCATATCAGCATAGACAAGTGGATTAAGGAGAATGAGGATTCTTTCTTACCACCTGTCTGCAACAAATTAAT GTTCTTCTATCAGCTAAATATCATGTATGTTGGAGGTCCAAACATAAGGAAGGATTACCACATAGAagagggtgaagag CTGTTTTACCAGATCCGGGGTGACATGGTCTTAAAAGTGATTGAGAATGGCAACCACAAAGATGTCCACATCCGAGAAGGAGAG ATGTTTTTGCTGCCAGCACGAATCCCTCACTCTCCTCAGAGGCAGGCCAACACAGTGGGACTAGTGGTGGAGAGGAGACGACTTCGCTCTGAGACAGACTGTCTCCG gtaCTATGTGGATAACAGTACTGACATCCTGTTTGAGCGCTGGTTTTACTGTGAGAACCTGGGCACTCAGCTAGTTCCAGTCATTCAGGA ATTTATGGCATCGAAGCAGCATAAGACTGGAAAGCCTGACCCAG CTGATCCAATCAAGAAACCACCTTTCCCTCTCAACACAATGAATGTGATGACTCCATTCTGCTTCAAAGACTGGGTGGGGAAGCACAAGCCTGCACTGGTCAGTGGACAACCTCTGAACATGTTTGGAACTCAGTTTGAGACTGAG GTTATGTTGTATGGTCCTGGAGAATCAGAGACAACTAAAAGACCTACTGATGGATGGATCTGGCAGCTA GAGGGCTCTTCAAGCGTCTCAATGAATGGCCAACACTACAATCTCTCTCAAGGGGACTGTCTTTTGGTACTTGAATCAACAGA GTATAACTGGAAGAGGGCTGAGAATTGTGTTGCCTTGTATGTTGTTCAAAATCCAGAAAGGAAAAGGCCTTTCTAA